The following are encoded together in the Methylorubrum sp. B1-46 genome:
- the acnA gene encoding aconitate hydratase AcnA: MASLDSFKSRQTLEAGGKTYAYYSIPEAQKNGLADATALPFSMKVILENLLRFEDDRSVRKGDIEAAVAWLGNKGKAETEIAFRPSRVLMQDFTGVPAVVDLAAMRDAMVALGGDPQKINPLVPVDLVIDHSVIVDEFGTPKALGDNVALEYARNGERYTFLKWGQSAFDNFSVVPPGTGICHQVNLEYLSQTVWTGAGEDGDPFPCAYPDSLVGTDSHTTMVNGLAVLGWGVGGIEAEAAMLGQPLSMLIPEVVGFKLSGKLPEGTTATDLVLTVTQMLRKKGVVGKFVEFYGPGLDDMPVADRATISNMAPEYGATCGFFPIDQKTIDFLKVTGRQDDRIALVEAYAKAQGMWRDAKTPDPVFTDTLELDMGTVRPSLAGPKRPQDRVLLDAAKAGFADSMEKEFKKAADIASRYAVEGANFDIGHGDVVIAAITSCTNTSNPSVMIGAGLLARNAVAKGLSSKPWVKTSLAPGSQVVGEYLDKSGLQASLDALGFNLVGFGCTTCIGNSGPLPAPISKAINDNDVVAAAVLSGNRNFEGRVNPDVRANYLASPPLVVAYALAGSLQIDITREPLGQGSDGKPVYLKDIWPSSEEVNRFIEENITSELFKSRYADVFGGDANWKGVEVTEAETFAWDAGSTYVQNPPYFEGMTKTPDPITDIEGARILGLFLDSITTDHISPAGNIRAASPAGEYLQSHQVRVQDFNQYGTRRGNHEVMMRGTFANIRIKNQMVRDESGNVVEGGLTLHQPDGERMYIYDAAQKYAEEGTPLVVFAGKEYGTGSSRDWAAKGTKLLGVRAVIAESFERIHRSNLVGMGVVPLVFQGDTSWQSLGLKGDETVTIKGLAGELKPRQTLIAEVTAADGSKQEVPLTCRIDTLDELEYFRNGGILPYVLRSLAA; encoded by the coding sequence GTGGCATCGCTCGATAGTTTCAAGTCCCGCCAGACGCTTGAGGCAGGGGGCAAGACCTACGCCTACTACTCGATCCCCGAGGCACAGAAGAACGGCTTGGCCGACGCGACCGCGCTGCCGTTCTCGATGAAGGTGATCCTTGAGAACCTTCTCCGCTTCGAGGACGACCGCTCGGTCCGCAAGGGCGACATCGAGGCCGCCGTGGCGTGGCTCGGCAACAAGGGCAAGGCCGAGACCGAGATCGCCTTCCGCCCCTCCCGCGTGCTGATGCAGGATTTCACGGGCGTGCCCGCGGTGGTGGACCTCGCCGCCATGCGCGACGCCATGGTCGCGCTCGGCGGCGACCCCCAGAAGATCAACCCGCTGGTGCCGGTCGATCTCGTCATCGACCACTCGGTGATCGTCGACGAGTTCGGCACCCCGAAGGCGCTCGGCGACAACGTCGCCCTCGAATACGCCCGCAACGGCGAGCGCTACACCTTCCTGAAATGGGGCCAGTCGGCGTTCGATAACTTCTCCGTCGTGCCTCCCGGCACCGGCATCTGCCATCAGGTGAATCTCGAATACCTGTCGCAGACGGTATGGACCGGGGCGGGTGAAGATGGAGATCCCTTCCCGTGTGCCTATCCGGACAGCCTTGTCGGCACCGATTCGCACACCACCATGGTCAATGGCCTTGCCGTGCTCGGCTGGGGTGTCGGCGGGATCGAGGCCGAGGCGGCCATGCTCGGTCAGCCGCTGTCGATGCTGATCCCCGAGGTCGTCGGCTTCAAGCTGTCGGGCAAGCTCCCCGAGGGAACCACCGCGACCGACCTCGTGCTCACCGTCACGCAGATGCTGCGTAAGAAGGGCGTAGTCGGCAAGTTCGTGGAGTTCTACGGTCCCGGTCTCGACGACATGCCGGTGGCCGACCGCGCGACCATTTCGAACATGGCGCCCGAATACGGCGCGACCTGCGGCTTCTTCCCGATCGACCAGAAGACCATCGACTTCCTGAAGGTCACTGGCCGACAGGACGATCGCATCGCGCTGGTCGAGGCCTACGCCAAGGCGCAGGGCATGTGGCGCGACGCCAAGACGCCCGATCCGGTCTTCACCGACACGCTCGAACTCGACATGGGCACGGTGCGTCCGTCGCTCGCCGGCCCGAAGCGCCCGCAGGACCGGGTTCTGCTCGATGCCGCCAAGGCCGGCTTCGCCGATTCCATGGAGAAGGAGTTCAAGAAGGCCGCCGACATCGCCAGCCGCTACGCGGTCGAGGGTGCGAACTTCGACATCGGCCACGGCGACGTGGTGATCGCGGCGATCACCTCCTGCACCAACACCTCGAACCCGAGCGTGATGATCGGCGCGGGCCTGCTCGCCCGCAACGCGGTCGCCAAGGGCCTCTCGTCGAAGCCGTGGGTGAAGACCTCGCTCGCCCCCGGTTCGCAGGTCGTCGGTGAGTACTTGGACAAGTCCGGCCTGCAGGCGAGCCTCGACGCACTCGGCTTCAATCTCGTCGGCTTCGGCTGCACCACCTGCATCGGCAATTCGGGCCCGCTTCCGGCCCCGATCTCGAAGGCGATCAATGACAACGACGTGGTCGCCGCGGCCGTGCTGTCGGGCAACCGCAACTTCGAGGGTCGCGTGAACCCGGACGTGCGGGCCAACTACCTCGCCTCGCCGCCGCTCGTCGTGGCCTACGCGCTGGCCGGCTCGCTCCAGATCGACATCACCCGCGAGCCGCTCGGCCAGGGCTCGGACGGCAAGCCGGTCTACCTGAAGGACATCTGGCCGTCCTCGGAAGAGGTGAACCGCTTCATCGAGGAGAATATCACCTCGGAGCTGTTCAAGAGCCGCTACGCCGACGTGTTTGGCGGCGACGCCAACTGGAAGGGCGTCGAGGTCACCGAGGCGGAGACCTTCGCCTGGGATGCCGGCTCCACTTACGTGCAGAACCCGCCCTATTTCGAGGGCATGACCAAGACGCCCGACCCGATCACCGACATCGAGGGCGCGCGCATCCTCGGCCTGTTCCTCGACTCGATCACGACGGACCACATCTCGCCTGCGGGCAACATCCGCGCGGCCTCGCCCGCCGGCGAGTACCTGCAGTCGCATCAGGTGCGGGTGCAGGACTTCAACCAATACGGCACGCGGCGCGGCAACCACGAGGTGATGATGCGGGGCACGTTCGCCAACATCCGCATCAAGAACCAGATGGTGCGGGACGAGAGCGGCAACGTCGTCGAGGGCGGCCTCACCCTGCATCAGCCCGACGGTGAGCGGATGTATATCTACGATGCCGCGCAGAAATACGCGGAGGAGGGCACGCCGCTCGTCGTCTTCGCCGGCAAGGAGTACGGCACCGGTTCGTCGCGCGACTGGGCGGCCAAGGGCACGAAGCTGCTCGGCGTGCGCGCTGTGATCGCCGAGAGCTTCGAGCGCATCCACCGCTCGAATCTCGTTGGCATGGGCGTGGTGCCGCTGGTGTTCCAGGGCGACACGTCCTGGCAGTCGCTGGGCCTGAAGGGCGACGAGACCGTGACGATCAAGGGGCTGGCGGGCGAGCTGAAGCCGCGCCAGACGCTGATTGCCGAGGTCACCGCGGCGGACGGCTCGAAGCAGGAGGTTCCGCTGACCTGCCGGATCGATACCCTCGACGAGCTGGAATACTTCCGCAACGGTGGCATCCTGCCCTACGTGCTGCGCTCGCTCGCAGCCTAA
- a CDS encoding antibiotic biosynthesis monooxygenase, whose amino-acid sequence MILEIAQIDVKPGSEAAFESGIAQAAEIFRAAAGCRSFAVRRSIEKPQRYRLLIEWETLEAHTRDFTGSDAWKAYRSLVSDTFESAPQVEHTELTLNGF is encoded by the coding sequence ATGATTCTGGAAATCGCGCAGATCGACGTAAAGCCCGGTTCGGAGGCCGCGTTCGAGAGCGGCATCGCCCAGGCTGCTGAAATCTTCCGCGCTGCCGCAGGGTGCCGCAGCTTCGCTGTGCGCCGCTCGATCGAGAAGCCGCAGCGCTATCGCCTGCTGATCGAATGGGAGACCCTTGAAGCGCATACGCGGGACTTCACAGGCTCCGACGCCTGGAAGGCATACCGGTCGCTGGTCTCGGACACGTTCGAGAGCGCGCCCCAAGTCGAGCACACCGAACTGACGCTCAACGGCTTCTGA
- the maiA gene encoding maleylacetoacetate isomerase yields the protein MKMYGNWRSAAAFRVRIAMNLKGIAYEEIFLDLDAGDQFKPDFLAINPQGAVPALFDGDGPPLTQSLAILDYLEETQAGVKLLPTEPRARARARSLAQVVACDTHPLYVPRVRTFLMENYGLPRERMLEFLRNAFTSGLKVLETRLSTEEGTGRFCQGDAVSHADLCLVSLWVGTGIFGIETDPYPTVRRIAETVLALDAVVRAHPLRQPGAPTS from the coding sequence ATGAAGATGTACGGCAACTGGCGCTCTGCAGCGGCCTTCCGCGTGCGCATCGCGATGAACCTCAAGGGGATCGCCTACGAGGAGATCTTCCTCGACCTCGATGCCGGTGACCAGTTCAAGCCGGACTTCCTGGCGATCAATCCGCAGGGGGCCGTGCCTGCCTTGTTCGACGGCGACGGGCCGCCCCTGACCCAGTCGTTGGCGATCCTCGACTATCTCGAGGAGACGCAGGCAGGCGTGAAGCTGCTTCCCACAGAGCCTCGGGCGCGCGCCCGTGCCCGCTCCCTGGCCCAGGTGGTGGCGTGCGACACCCACCCCCTCTACGTACCGCGGGTGCGCACGTTCCTGATGGAGAATTATGGCCTGCCGCGCGAGAGAATGCTCGAATTCCTGCGCAACGCCTTCACCTCGGGCCTGAAGGTGCTGGAGACCCGGCTCTCGACGGAGGAGGGCACCGGCCGCTTCTGCCAGGGCGACGCGGTGAGTCACGCCGACCTCTGTCTCGTCAGCCTTTGGGTCGGCACCGGCATCTTCGGGATCGAGACCGATCCCTATCCCACGGTCCGCCGCATCGCCGAAACGGTGTTGGCCCTCGACGCCGTGGTCCGCGCCCATCCCCTCCGGCAACCGGGCGCACCGACCAGCTAG